The DNA segment GCCGTGAACAGAATCGATGTTCTACTAGATactgatttatattaaatgaatgatatatatatatatatatatatatatatatatatatatatatatattagtgtaatACGGCATGTTGCTGTTCCTCCGAGCTTTTATTATTCTGGTTTTAGAGCAAATAAATTTACTGTCCCGACACACAGAACCACAGACTTCAGAGGGtgcactttctttttcacacgaCTTCGGATTTATTTCATCAGTGTTCTCTTCAACTCTAAACTCTAAAATCTGAATATAAATGCCTGTCTGTCACTCTGAGGTAAATAAAGTAGAAACACACGGTCTCAGTAAAAATCCTCGCATCCTGAAGCCGCTTGTTACTTTTGATTTAAGTCTCCGGGAATCCATTTTTCATCCACTGGCGCCAAACGTCCACTTCCGCATCTGTGTTCATCACTTCCTGTAATAAAAGACAACCACAAtgtgtttcaaaataaaaggcCTATAGCGTTAACGTTACAAGAGATcgattagatttatttaaaatattgtgtatgtgtatatatatatatatatatatatatatatatccgtATTCACTTCGTTAATTTGAGCacaatttttcttcttctttcagcatCTCCCATTAGGGtgctccacagcagatcatctgtctccataccccctgtcctctacatctgcctctttcacaccaactacctgcatgtcttcacgaTTTAGCGTgtcatccataaaccttctccttggtcttcctctttttctccttcctggtgtcttcatcctcagcattctcctactgatataccccatgtccctcctctacacatgtccaaaccatctcaatcacacctccctcaccttgtctccaaaacatcctacatgcgctgtccctctaataaactcatttctaatcctgtccatcatcatcactcccaacgaacatctcaacatcttcagctctgctacctccagctccacctcctgtcttttactcaatgccactgtctctaaaccatacaacattgcacgcacacgcacgcgcgcgcgcgcacgcacgcacgcacacacgcacacacacacgcacacatatatatatatatatattttttatttttatttatttttttaatgattaaattctaatatttgttccattaaattgtatacatttatttagtgtttctctcggctgcactgcttccagtacgtgtatgtggatgttagattttttgtccaatcagattttagcctctatgtgctgccatgtcaatctaatctgctcagagccttcagaatcagtactgctggtgTGTTTACCGTAGTCTCTATTAgcaatagctctgtttctttaaccaatcagaattcagattCACCTCacagaatagtgtcagcatttttccgtcctctgattggttggtcagagggaaattgttaaagccaagttcgactagtaaacacgtgtgtagctctgcacacattaatacatctgagttagacttgtTTATGCCTACAGGTCTTAACTGGGTTTAATGttatagtaaaatggttttcacctccatatgtgaaatgtctctctctctgtaatgccacatgttgttatattgcgtttttgtacagtattggtGGTTTCTATCATTGTGACGTGataatggtggtattaagagctGGATTAAGTCGGTTatgtcctcactgaaggcccggGTAGGGGTAGTAATAAAATACTCAGAGGACACAGGCCATGCTTTTCTATGGAATGTTAAGTCATTTCAATAGGACACAGTATATAGGGAAGTACCAATCGGTCTAAAATAGTTCTCCAGTTCTTCTGTTTTAAACTAAATGAGTAGATGAAAATACACACTCCTGATTTATGTTTCAATATGATGGAGCCGAGACAAAGAGACTTGAGTTATTACCCAGGAACATGGTCCTTTTTTGGGAATAATATTCATTACAACACCATACTGCTGTGGAGTGACAGCTATTTTATACACAGAGAGAAGATCAGTGGTGGAGAACAGGAGACTATCTCAAGTTCTCTGTCGTCATTATTCCCACAACCTGCACGGTTTTGCAGACACCTGCTTGCGCATGCGCACTACGCCAAATAAATTATGCGTCTGTGAATTCTGGAGGCGATCAATTTTATAAAAGATTCAATGCAAAggtttttttatcaaattttatGCCGGAAACATTTCTGACAAGTTACACAATGTTTAACTTATCTTTATAAAACCAGACAAAACGCGCGAGGGTGCGAGTTTAATAAAACAGGACAGATGGGCAGAATGCCGCCTCTGAGCATGCGCGGAATACTGTGCAATAAAAAACTGTGGTAAAgcaaacacgtgtgtgtgtgtgtgtgtgtgtgtgtgtgtgtgtgtgtgtgtgtgtgtgtgtgtgtagacacgTGACTTCCGCCTCCGAAAGGACACCAGGTTTCCATGGCAACATAAACACTGAGTCGCTGCACTGAACGACACCGTGTTTTTTTCAGCAGAAACCTGAGCTAAAACTGTAGTTTCGGAATTTTTCCACATCATCGTGCAGGATATCGATTTATTGTAAGTGCCATTTTGACGTTTTCTTAGTATTTGAGGTTGTCGTTAACCCAGCTGGCTGTTTCTGTGCAAAACTTTAACCATGGCTTTTGGGAGAAAATTAGAAGAACTGAACATGACGACAGAAGAAATAAATCGTTTCAGTAAAGCCATGAAGGACAAGAAGTTTTCTGAATTGCTCCACGAGTACGCCCAAGAAATATCAAACCCTGAGAACAAGAAGAAGTACGAGGAGGAAATTACACAGCTGGAGCAAGAGAGGGGCATGGAGGTCAAATTTATCCATCCTAATGCCCACCATGTGCTGAAGACCAGTGTGAATGGGAAAGAGAAGTGTTTCATTAATATCTGCTCAAATAACCTAATCAGCAAGCCGACATGTGAAGCCAGAAGGAATGAAACGGGCCGGGCCGGGCAGTACTGGTCACTGCCATACAGTTTAACACCTGGCAGGCCTCATACAGATGGCAAGGGCAATAAGTGCATGATATATGACGTCGTATTTCATCCAGACACACTTTACATGGCAAGTAAGAACGCAAGATTCATGAAACTTGTCAATGACACTGCAACACAAGGAGTGGAAGATGCCTTTAATGTCACAACAGACAAAACCAATACGCTATTGAAAAAAACCCGATACAAAGGTGTGCCTCAGGCAGCTGTAATACGGAAACCCATCCCTGGTCAGCCCAAGAATGAAGAATCTGCTGCTCACAATGAAGCTTTTCCTATACTTTACCCAGACACCATGCCAACCAAAGACTTCAAAAGTCTCTCATCTTCTCAAACCCAAACAACTACCAAACAAAGTTCTTCACTGCCAACACAACCACACCACACTATTAAATACAGATCACTGGTGGATCTGCAGGACTACAGATGCTCCAAAGACTCGGCTCCAAAGACACGGCCAAAAGAGATCGTCATTAGCATATATTTACCACTTCTAAAATCAGCAGTAGATGTTGACCTAAACGTGATGGACAGAAAGCTGACTTTAGAGTCCCAAAAGCCAGACTACAAGCTGGAGCTACATTTGTCGTATCCTGTGGATGATAACAAAGGAGTAGCCCAATTCAACACGACTACAAAACAGCTTACCGTAACGTTACCTGTACAGCCGGCTGAAAACCCTGCTGAGGTTCATGTTGAGAGCATTAAGCCTGAACCTGAAGATAGAGATGTGTTGAAGAGTTCAGACAAAGCAAATGAAGAAATGCTCAAAGATGAAGCAAGTGAGCTGAACATCTCAGATACTAGTTGTGAAGCCCAGCctcagaaaaaaggaaaagatgaTGATAAGCTTTTCTCCTCCGATGAGatacaaaattgtaaaatgGACTCTTTGGAATCCAAATTAAATGGTTCACATTTGGCCAAAGCAGATGAAACACTGACTTATCAAATAAACACCGAGACACACAGAACATCAGAGAACGTAATGAATGTGCCCAAAAAGGGTTTCCTTCTTAATGCATGTACTCAAAAGACGTCTTTAGAGTTTCATGCTAATAAAGAAGCTGAAAATAATCAAGACAAGGTAAGAgatattagatttattaaaacccatcttcagcttcatgtataataataataataataataataataaactgtgatATGGAAAGTCTGTTTAAATACTTGTCCACTGAACATATTGTGGATGTTTTATCTGCTGTGTTTTTATAGCATGTTAGTTTTGAGTTCCACACTTGAGTTCATCTGTTTAAGCCGTTAATATTGGACtctaacattaataataatattaataatattggaCTAACACATGTGGCTTCTACTTGAGTGGAATAAAAACTTGCTGCTACACCAGTTCTTTGTATCTTTTGAAAAACATTGGATGTCTATCATAAACATAATAACTATTACCTCTGACCTGCATGTTTTACAGGAGAACCTTCTCTCAGGTACAAAATCAAACCAACCTTCTTACATGGAATCTTCTGAAACATGTGAAAATTGCACACTTGAAATCCCTGTGGTGGAATTACAAATGAAACAGGCTGCATCGCAATTAGAAGAAACATTACATGATGTTCAAAATACTCCTGCCGACCCGTCCAGTTGGGTAACCGGAAGATCTGAGGTGCAGCCATCAGCCATCAGCGATGGACCAAACCAGCTGAATTCTCCATTAGACAAAGACACTAGAAAGACTTCATGCAGAGCCGAAGAGATGTTAGCATCGTCTGAGCAGAAAAGCTCTTCCAAACTCATTTCAACACGAGTGGCACAGAATGAGAAAGTGGATGATGTTGATTCTTCCAGACAGAACGAAGCAGATTTTAGTATTTCTACCTCTCCTGACATTCTTAGAGAGAAAAACCCTGAAGATGGTAGTGAGGTTATTATTTCTGACCATACCACTTCTGCTGCCCTCTGTTTCCAGAACTCTCTATGGTTTGAGCTTGAATAACAACATGATTCACTTAACGTTCATTTATGGCCCAAATCTTTCCTCAGGATCTTCTCACCCTGTGTTATAGTgattaattcttcttcttctcgcCGCAGCAGATCGTCCTGTTATAGTGATTCATTACAGGATAATAAATGGACCTTAAACAGCTTTGGTCACTGGAACATCAAACTGCTTGAAGATGGTCTTTTAACCTTTACCTTTAACATGCTTGTCCATTATTTTCTGTCTGACCTTCTCAGAAACCCTGGCTTTCTCCAGGACTTTTCTTTTAAAGATAATTAGACAATGCGTTTGAAACCAGAGTGTAATccagttatttatattttgtttttttgagtaaacacatttgtctttgttttattattttaaaatattcagtTAAATCAAATGTGAAAAGCAAAATCAGATTTGTAGTAAATATGGAATAAACAATGATGGACACAAATAACTGATAAACAGAGCAGACTTACTCACAAAGTGATGATGACATCATGAAATGATCGTTTGTTCAGTTCTTATTAAATAAGTGTTTCAggacttaaaaataataaagatccaaaagtgttcatttatttgataaTCCACAAAAATCCATAAAACATGAAAAGAGTCAGACACAAAACTATAGACAATTAAAGAACTTATAACACAATGTTGTTTTGCGGAACATGAAACTGCCTTTAAAAAATCTCTGGCATTTGTTTGTTCGTATctccaacaaaacaaaaacatgtcaaAGCCAAACTACAGATTGTCCATCTCaagtaaaaacaagaaaactgtaataaataaaatatggccATGAGATGTTTCCTGTTGGTCAAACATAGATTATGACTGCTAtagcagtaacacacacacgcacacacacttctcagcTCAGGCCTCTCTGCACACAGCtgtccagaaactggcagtaacACGTGAGGGAGCAGAAATGGCGCTGAATTGGAGCCTCTGTACCTCCCATGTCATCCACTAACACCACAGTGTGAGACACCAGGTGCAGGTTCATGCTACCGGCCGTCTGTACATACGAGCGAATGCAggtgcagccacagctgcacacCTTTGCAAGTTCCATGTCTCCACAAAGGTGAAAGGGAATAAGATGAGGTGCATAAGGAATtctattgcaaaaaaaacaaacaaaaaaaacagtaaacaagtaaTTACTTTATAGAAGGTTTAAAATTCAATTACATCTGATTcattctgtgtaaaataaacaataagttTTCTCCAtgtttttcacaataaaactgAAGCGAATGTGTTCCTGTGATTTCATCATCATGCATCAGTCTGTATGTTTAAATACTCACACATTAGTCTCAGACTGATAtcggaataaaaataaagacttttaagGAGTTATGAAAAACGGTCCATGTGTTCGAAGCACCTGAAAAACGTACCTGGAGTTGAGCACAGCTCGGGAGGCCAGCTCCTCCAGGCTGAGAGGTAACGTGAGATGAATGCTGTGATCAAGAGGATTGGGCTGAGTGAAGGGGTTCCCAAACAGGTCCAGGTTCTCCAGTGACAGTTTGCGAAAGTCTCCGGGCAGCACGGTGAGTTTATTGTGGGCAGCTGAAAGGAAACGCATCTTCGTGAGCTGGCCGATGTGAAAGGGCAGTTGTACCAGCTGATTTTCATCCAGTTTGAGACTAACAAGTTCACGCAACTTGCAAAAGCAAGCAGGCAGCAGCTTCAGGCCGTTTTGACTCAGGTCCAGATGCTGCAGAGATTTCTGGAGACTGGAGAGGCACAGGGCTACACTGAAGCTCTCTAAGCGGTTGTTGCGGAGAATCAGTTCTGTCAGGAAGTGGAGGTCACCAATGGTGTCTGGGAGCTTCTTGATGTGGTTATTGCTGAGGTCAAGCGCTCGCAGTGATTTTAAAGACAGCATGCGCATGTCCACCCTGGAGAGCTTACAATAAGACACTTGCAGCTGCTCCAGAGAGTAGGGGAAGCTGGATGTGAGGGGATAGTCCTTCTTAGACGTAATGATGAGCTTCTTTTTGGGTTTTTCCACATCTCTGGCACGAACAGGGGTAAGTGTGGAGAGGGAAAGACCATCTCGAATAGTTCCTCTGTGTGCAAGTCGAGCAGCTGAGAGGAAGTTTTTCAGGCTGGAAGTGTCTGCCTAAAGTAGTAAACAAAAGTGGAAAAGTGCTTAATAAATTCACTTTCCCTTGTCTGaaactgtatttattcataACACCATGAGAAACAATCTGTAGAACAGCTGCAGTTTATAATAATCCGTTTTACTGGTGTGGATGTTTGAAAAAGATCTGTGAATTTCTATCAAACAGAACAAATGGCTCCTACGTGAGAATTTGTTGGTTAAAGAATGTTCTGGGGGGGGACCCACATGGGACCCTTTAGAAGCTGTTAATTATGCTAAATAAAGTTCTCAGCATTcgtctgatctgatctgatctgatctctgAGCTCTTTCACCATGATGACTTACAGAAAACAGTCAAAACAgaaattttgtacattttgcgATTAGACATTGAGTCCCTGCCTAGATGGTTTTTATTAGTGATCATTTCACAGATGATTAGTGCACAGCTTTTCCAAATGTCCATCCTTTTTTCAATTTGAGAAATCTACAGGACATTCGtcaaaaatatttcagaaaaataaatgtgctcCTCTTCggattatatacatttttaaatgctttttagatgttcattctttattaaaaattatatttactgtataagcAATTTGATTTAATTCCATGTGAAAgcacttaaagcacttttgtacgtcccTCTGGATAaatgctaaatgccgtaaatgtaaatgtaaagaggCAGATGGGTCACATTTACCCGTGAGCGACGCATCCGTCGTCACTACTTTTCTCAGGGAAACAGCTCCCAGTGAGGTTCCCGATTCGAGAAAAGCGCGATTTCTCCAGTGATGGAGAGCGCGTAAGCACAGTGATGACACTATCACTTTGTGATTGAGGTGGCGCTTCGGACATAAGCGCTGCACCGTAACCCAGCACTGAAACTCTCTCATTCCCAACAGTCCCAACGGTATGACAGACACTGCCGAAGCCATCAGCCCCAGCAGGCGTAAACAGAGTCTGAATGGAACCTTCTTTCCTctctggaaaagagagagacaactgCGAATCGACCTGATGCGCTCTTCTGATAGAAAAGCCTAATACAGGTCTGAGTTCAGCCTGAGACCCAGGTAGATTATTTCCTGTGTGGGCACCAAGCAGCTTTTTGTCTCGTTTATTCTGAAACCTAAGCCAGTCAGGTGAGACAGAAGCACACTCGTATACACCTCCGCTCGCTGCCGTGACGGAGCGCAGAGGAGGAGATCGTCCAAATACGCTGACACTCTGAGACCCGATGCTCTCAGCGGTGACAGTGCAGCTTCGACACCTTTGGTAAAGATCCATGGAGCTAGAACCAGCCCGAACGGAACCGTGAAATATTCGCAGGCTGTGCCCCGATAGGCAAAGCGCAGGAATTTCCTGTGTGCCGGATAAATGCTTACGTGAAAATACGCGTCCTTCAGATCCACTGATGTAAACCAGTCTCTGGGACGAATAACACTGTACAAAGCTTTCAATGTGAGCATCTTGAACTTGTACTTTCTGAGCTGTATGTTAAGGTTCCATAAATCCAGAATGGTACGGAGACCCCCCCTTTCTTGGGAACGACAAAGTACCGGGAGTAAAAACAGAGCTGGCTGTCCTCTCGCGGCACCGATCGAATTACCCCTTTGCTCAATCACGCCGCTGAAGAGCGACGGTCTCACAGCAAATTGCAGGCGATATCGTGTATTGTAGATTAAACCCAAGGTATTGTGGATAAAACCCAAGGATgaactgcgcatgcgcaccAATTCTCCGCGTAAGCCCTCGGCCCACTGCCTGGATGCACGGAACAAATCTTTATTATTTGGGAACATGGAactttctgctctctctcttgcataaCCCCACAGGTGGAGAGGGGAGAAGTAACTTGCCGGGCACTGGGGGAACTGGTGCCAACACTCCAAATGGAGAATTTTCATCAGCTGAACATAGTCTTTGAAACACTCCCCAACGCCTTTTCGCTGGAGGGGGAGGACAAGACTCCCAAGATGAGTCGAGGGGTGCTATAGAAACTCAGAGAGTGCTGCCacccttcttttttttaggGTTATATCAGTGTCAGGCttatatcaggatcagtgttagtgttagggttatatcaggatcagtgttagggttagtgttatatcaggatcagtgttagggttagtgttatatcaggatcagtgttagggttagtgttatatcaggatcagtgttagggttatatcagtgtcagggttagggttagatcaTTATCAGTGTTAGGTTATATCAGTGTCAGTGTTAGTGTTAtatcagtgttagtgttagtgttatatcaggatcagtgttagggttagtgttatatcaggatcagtgttagtgttagggttatatcaggatcagtgttagggttagttttatatcaggatcagtgttagtgttagtgttagtgttatcaggatcagtgttagggttatatcaggatcagtgttagggttatatcaggatcagtgttagtgttagtgttatatcaggatcagtgttagtgttagtgttatatcag comes from the Silurus meridionalis isolate SWU-2019-XX chromosome 8, ASM1480568v1, whole genome shotgun sequence genome and includes:
- the dnaaf2 gene encoding protein kintoun, which translates into the protein MAFGRKLEELNMTTEEINRFSKAMKDKKFSELLHEYAQEISNPENKKKYEEEITQLEQERGMEVKFIHPNAHHVLKTSVNGKEKCFINICSNNLISKPTCEARRNETGRAGQYWSLPYSLTPGRPHTDGKGNKCMIYDVVFHPDTLYMASKNARFMKLVNDTATQGVEDAFNVTTDKTNTLLKKTRYKGVPQAAVIRKPIPGQPKNEESAAHNEAFPILYPDTMPTKDFKSLSSSQTQTTTKQSSSLPTQPHHTIKYRSLVDLQDYRCSKDSAPKTRPKEIVISIYLPLLKSAVDVDLNVMDRKLTLESQKPDYKLELHLSYPVDDNKGVAQFNTTTKQLTVTLPVQPAENPAEVHVESIKPEPEDRDVLKSSDKANEEMLKDEASELNISDTSCEAQPQKKGKDDDKLFSSDEIQNCKMDSLESKLNGSHLAKADETLTYQINTETHRTSENVMNVPKKGFLLNACTQKTSLEFHANKEAENNQDKENLLSGTKSNQPSYMESSETCENCTLEIPVVELQMKQAASQLEETLHDVQNTPADPSSWVTGRSEVQPSAISDGPNQLNSPLDKDTRKTSCRAEEMLASSEQKSSSKLISTRVAQNEKVDDVDSSRQNEADFSISTSPDILREKNPEDGSEVIISDHTTSAALCFQNSLWFELE
- the lrr1 gene encoding leucine-rich repeat protein 1 isoform X2; this encodes MNEINLKENIEKFFTCFVEEGKATVRLKEPMVDICMSKADTSSLKNFLSAARLAHRGTIRDGLSLSTLTPVRARDVEKPKKKLIITSKKDYPLTSSFPYSLEQLQVSYCKLSRVDMRMLSLKSLRALDLSNNHIKKLPDTIGDLHFLTELILRNNRLESFSVALCLSSLQKSLQHLDLSQNGLKLLPACFCKLRELVSLKLDENQLVQLPFHIGQLTKMRFLSAAHNKLTVLPGDFRKLSLENLDLFGNPFTQPNPLDHSIHLTLPLSLEELASRAVLNSRIPYAPHLIPFHLCGDMELAKVCSCGCTCIRSYVQTAGSMNLHLVSHTVVLVDDMGGTEAPIQRHFCSLTCYCQFLDSCVQRGLS
- the lrr1 gene encoding leucine-rich repeat protein 1 isoform X1, with the translated sequence MKLQCDVEVVNRMLPTFGLRNRGRGSRAVLSIGRHVDQKTQIPSVYLLICTAKDRTGSKYKLKENIEKFFTCFVEEGKATVRLKEPMVDICMSKADTSSLKNFLSAARLAHRGTIRDGLSLSTLTPVRARDVEKPKKKLIITSKKDYPLTSSFPYSLEQLQVSYCKLSRVDMRMLSLKSLRALDLSNNHIKKLPDTIGDLHFLTELILRNNRLESFSVALCLSSLQKSLQHLDLSQNGLKLLPACFCKLRELVSLKLDENQLVQLPFHIGQLTKMRFLSAAHNKLTVLPGDFRKLSLENLDLFGNPFTQPNPLDHSIHLTLPLSLEELASRAVLNSRIPYAPHLIPFHLCGDMELAKVCSCGCTCIRSYVQTAGSMNLHLVSHTVVLVDDMGGTEAPIQRHFCSLTCYCQFLDSCVQRGLS